In the Chroococcidiopsis sp. SAG 2025 genome, one interval contains:
- a CDS encoding hemerythrin, with protein sequence MVATLDDTKRRAIAMELADLKALQELLISNEEKLIPSVSSDKEISDRLNDFLRDDRQNLTVINEVIAKFGGGSVGHRDTTGQYVEQVNRLMDGNELSLYQKVSAHERIKHQAVMTGLIIHKASQVTGEDVKDAIAPLNQVNFENRAHQEQMKGILEVLGTRELTGKDPDQSVWARTQDAVAALRGVFDGLTK encoded by the coding sequence ATGGTCGCAACTTTAGACGATACCAAGCGTAGAGCGATCGCAATGGAACTAGCAGATTTAAAAGCCCTACAAGAGTTGCTAATTAGCAATGAAGAAAAACTGATTCCATCTGTCAGTAGCGATAAAGAAATTAGCGATCGCCTCAACGATTTTCTCAGAGACGACAGGCAAAATTTGACTGTCATTAACGAAGTTATTGCTAAGTTTGGTGGTGGTTCTGTTGGGCATAGAGATACAACGGGGCAATATGTAGAGCAAGTCAACCGCTTAATGGATGGTAACGAACTATCTTTGTATCAAAAAGTCTCTGCTCACGAGCGGATCAAACACCAAGCTGTTATGACTGGATTGATTATTCACAAAGCGTCTCAGGTGACAGGGGAAGATGTCAAGGATGCGATCGCGCCTCTTAACCAAGTCAACTTTGAAAACCGCGCTCATCAAGAGCAAATGAAAGGAATTCTAGAGGTTTTGGGAACCCGCGAACTAACGGGTAAAGATCCAGATCAAAGCGTTTGGGCAAGAACTCAAGATGCTGTTGCTGCTTTGCGAGGCGTATTTGACGGTTTGACGAAATAG
- a CDS encoding TldD/PmbA family protein, with product MTNIQELANYVRDSASKIGVQKFDIFGSSVDETSVQVDSGEPKQVKASNRSGVTVRVWNENNTVGVTSTTDVYPEGIELALKTAYEASFFGVKENVPDFSPEAIAPITANTETTAPQAPVAELIETLISAEKELLAAHPAIAGVPYNGLSQRDLDRFYLNSEGATRHEARSYASIYLYSKTDEEGKKPRSAGAFRVSRNLQNLDIQACLQEAAEKTISHLNYEKVKSGKYRVVFSPEAFLSLLGAFSNLYNAQSILDKQSLSTPESIGKQIASPLLSVCDDALHPENIAGETFDGEGTPTRRISIISDGVLTNFLHSAGTAKRLDAKPTGHANIGAKVTVSPHFYHVFSNQPATQTYNLDTAENVIFIDDLHALHAGVKALQGSFSLPFDGWVVNNGKRTSIESATVAGDFLEVLQSIIFVEPEAELTPSGVCPRIWIDNLSITGE from the coding sequence ATGACGAATATTCAAGAACTTGCAAATTACGTTCGAGATAGTGCTAGTAAAATTGGCGTTCAAAAATTTGATATTTTCGGTTCTTCTGTTGATGAAACTAGCGTGCAGGTAGACTCAGGCGAACCAAAACAAGTCAAAGCCTCAAATCGTTCTGGGGTGACAGTGCGGGTATGGAATGAAAACAATACCGTAGGAGTCACCAGCACGACTGACGTGTATCCCGAAGGTATCGAACTTGCTTTGAAAACTGCTTATGAAGCGAGTTTCTTTGGGGTCAAAGAAAATGTACCAGATTTTAGTCCAGAAGCAATCGCGCCAATTACTGCAAATACAGAAACTACAGCACCCCAAGCACCTGTAGCTGAGTTGATTGAAACTTTGATCTCGGCTGAAAAGGAACTCTTGGCTGCTCACCCGGCGATCGCAGGCGTACCCTACAATGGTTTATCGCAAAGGGATCTCGATCGGTTTTATCTCAATAGTGAAGGGGCAACACGTCATGAAGCCCGTTCCTATGCTTCGATCTATCTTTACAGCAAAACCGATGAAGAAGGAAAAAAACCCCGTTCTGCTGGCGCATTTCGCGTTAGTCGCAATTTACAAAACTTAGACATCCAAGCTTGTCTTCAAGAAGCAGCTGAAAAAACTATCAGTCACTTGAATTACGAGAAAGTCAAGTCTGGTAAATATCGCGTTGTCTTCTCTCCTGAAGCTTTCTTAAGTCTGCTGGGCGCTTTTTCCAATCTCTACAACGCTCAAAGTATTCTGGATAAACAAAGTCTGTCTACACCAGAGTCAATCGGCAAGCAAATTGCCTCACCCCTGCTTTCAGTGTGCGATGATGCATTACATCCCGAAAATATAGCTGGAGAAACGTTTGACGGTGAAGGTACGCCTACTCGTCGCATCTCCATTATTTCTGATGGAGTATTAACAAATTTTCTCCATAGCGCAGGTACGGCAAAACGCCTAGACGCAAAACCCACCGGACACGCTAATATTGGCGCAAAGGTGACGGTTAGTCCTCATTTCTATCACGTTTTTTCTAACCAGCCAGCAACTCAAACATACAACTTAGATACGGCTGAGAACGTCATTTTTATTGACGATTTACACGCCTTGCACGCCGGAGTCAAAGCTTTGCAAGGTTCTTTCTCCCTCCCCTTCGATGGTTGGGTAGTTAACAATGGCAAGCGGACGAGTATCGAATCTGCTACTGTGGCGGGAGATTTTCTGGAAGTGTTGCAGTCAATTATTTTCGTCGAACCAGAGGCAGAATTAACACCATCTGGGGTTTGCCCTCGGATTTGGATAGATAATTTATCAATTACTGGAGAATAG